One region of Thiorhodovibrio frisius genomic DNA includes:
- a CDS encoding circularly permuted type 2 ATP-grasp protein, producing the protein MSAIDPVTATALASAAGDANEPSNLLDHYLPLPSSFDEMRAGDGRLRPHWQYLLESLRTLGPNSIAARSREARRLVRDNGVTYNVYGDPRGMSRPWELDPIPLLVRGDEWADLERGLNQRAELLNQILVDLHGPRQLVRKGLIPPELIDGYPGYLLPCVGAEVADNQPLVLYGADLTRDGQGRWYVLDDRAQSPSGAGYALENRVVLSRVLPSLFRDSHVHRLAGFFRAVRRALGRLAPGEPDEARIALMTPGPSNEAYFEHAYLANYLGYGLVQGSDLSVRDGALWLRTLGRLERIDALIRRVDDLWCDPLELREDSLLGVPGVLAAVRAGNLTVANALGSGVLEHPGLFSLLPRLCQHLLGEELQLPQRGTWWCGDPEAQKQVIDNLSQLAIRQTGGLGSPRSWLGKDLSGPERAALITTIRAEPAFFVGQEVTKPSTTPAYIEGRLQPRPFVLRSFLVADQDGYVVMPGGLSRVALNQSTPIVSNQLGGLGKDTWVLATEPERQESLVVPGERGAPAIVQESEVSSRVADNLFWIGRYTERAEGLVRLLRVTLIKLGDRFNFEPEVNNSCCLNLLLQALTYQSQTYPGFVGDGAEQRLAQPTEEMLSLITNAERAGALPQTLQALGQAAWSVRDRLSNDTWRVVNAIEKSLHALTEHQPQALNGVLDVLDPLVTFLVAFAALTNENMTHNEGWHFLEAGRRLERGRDIAALLRATLVPVSGEPDETLAIEAVLGVTDSLITYRRRYRAGTRVGALLDLVCQDETNPRSLAFQLVQLQKLVDDMPRTQNQPERSQAQKIMLRLVTDLRLAELDQLSQAAPAADNVQPQRDALYRLLTGIENGLAGLSNALTAQYFRHEEQPHYLIDPRGNYEPPTDGSRT; encoded by the coding sequence ATGTCCGCAATCGATCCGGTCACCGCGACGGCTTTGGCTTCAGCAGCCGGCGACGCCAACGAGCCGTCAAATCTACTCGATCATTACCTGCCGTTGCCAAGCAGCTTCGACGAGATGCGCGCGGGCGATGGTCGCCTGCGACCGCACTGGCAGTATCTGCTCGAGTCCCTGCGCACCCTGGGACCCAACAGTATCGCCGCGCGCTCGCGCGAGGCCCGCCGGCTGGTGCGGGATAATGGCGTCACTTACAACGTCTACGGCGATCCGCGCGGGATGTCGCGCCCCTGGGAGCTGGACCCCATCCCGCTGTTGGTGCGCGGCGACGAATGGGCCGATCTTGAGCGCGGACTCAACCAACGTGCCGAGCTGCTCAACCAAATCCTGGTCGATCTCCACGGACCGCGCCAACTGGTGCGCAAAGGACTGATTCCGCCCGAGCTGATCGACGGCTACCCCGGCTATCTGCTGCCCTGTGTCGGCGCAGAGGTTGCCGACAACCAGCCGCTGGTGCTCTATGGCGCCGATCTGACCCGCGACGGCCAGGGGCGCTGGTATGTGCTCGATGATCGCGCCCAGAGCCCATCCGGCGCCGGCTATGCGTTGGAAAATCGCGTGGTGCTCTCGCGCGTGCTACCGAGCCTGTTCCGCGACTCCCATGTGCATCGGCTGGCCGGCTTTTTCCGCGCCGTGCGCCGCGCACTCGGCCGGCTGGCACCGGGGGAGCCGGACGAGGCGCGCATTGCGCTCATGACCCCCGGGCCGAGCAACGAGGCCTACTTCGAGCACGCCTATCTGGCGAACTATCTCGGCTACGGCCTGGTGCAGGGCAGCGATCTGTCGGTGCGTGACGGCGCGCTCTGGCTGCGCACCCTGGGTCGCTTGGAACGCATCGATGCCCTGATCCGGCGAGTTGATGATCTCTGGTGCGATCCGCTCGAGCTGCGCGAGGATTCTCTGCTCGGCGTGCCCGGTGTTCTTGCAGCCGTGCGCGCCGGCAATTTAACCGTCGCCAACGCACTTGGCAGCGGTGTGCTGGAGCATCCCGGCCTGTTCTCCCTGCTGCCACGGCTATGCCAGCATCTGCTCGGCGAGGAGCTACAGCTGCCGCAGCGGGGCACCTGGTGGTGCGGCGATCCCGAGGCGCAAAAGCAGGTGATTGACAACCTCAGCCAGCTTGCCATCCGCCAGACCGGCGGTCTAGGCAGCCCGCGCAGCTGGCTGGGCAAAGATCTTTCTGGCCCTGAGCGCGCTGCGCTGATCACCACCATTCGCGCCGAGCCCGCGTTTTTCGTTGGCCAGGAGGTCACCAAACCCTCCACCACGCCGGCCTATATTGAGGGGCGTCTGCAACCGCGCCCCTTTGTCCTGCGCAGTTTCCTGGTGGCCGATCAGGACGGCTATGTAGTGATGCCCGGCGGCCTGAGCCGGGTCGCGCTGAACCAGAGCACGCCCATTGTCTCCAACCAGCTCGGTGGGCTCGGCAAGGACACCTGGGTACTGGCCACCGAGCCCGAGCGCCAGGAAAGCCTGGTGGTGCCGGGCGAGCGCGGCGCGCCGGCCATTGTGCAGGAAAGCGAGGTCTCGAGCCGGGTGGCGGACAATCTGTTCTGGATTGGCCGCTACACCGAGCGCGCCGAGGGGCTGGTTCGGCTGCTGCGGGTCACATTGATTAAGCTCGGGGACAGATTCAATTTCGAGCCCGAGGTCAACAACTCCTGCTGCCTGAACCTGCTGCTACAGGCACTCACCTACCAAAGCCAGACCTATCCAGGATTTGTCGGCGACGGCGCCGAACAGCGTCTGGCCCAACCCACTGAGGAAATGCTCTCCCTCATCACCAATGCCGAGCGCGCCGGCGCACTGCCGCAAACCCTGCAAGCGCTGGGACAGGCTGCCTGGTCGGTGCGTGATCGGCTGTCGAACGACACTTGGCGGGTGGTCAACGCCATTGAAAAAAGCCTGCACGCACTCACTGAACATCAACCCCAGGCCCTGAATGGCGTGCTGGATGTGCTCGACCCACTGGTCACCTTCCTGGTCGCCTTTGCCGCGTTGACCAACGAGAACATGACCCACAACGAAGGCTGGCACTTTCTGGAGGCCGGTCGTCGGCTCGAACGTGGCCGCGACATCGCCGCTCTGCTGCGCGCCACCCTGGTGCCCGTGAGTGGCGAACCGGACGAAACCCTGGCCATTGAGGCCGTGCTGGGCGTGACCGACAGCCTGATCACCTACCGCCGCCGCTACCGCGCTGGCACCCGGGTTGGAGCACTGCTTGACCTGGTGTGTCAGGACGAGACCAATCCGCGCTCCCTGGCCTTTCAGCTGGTGCAACTACAAAAGCTTGTCGATGACATGCCGCGCACCCAGAACCAGCCCGAGCGCAGTCAGGCGCAGAAAATCATGCTGCGCCTGGTCACCGACCTGCGCCTGGCCGAACTCGACCAACTCAGCCAGGCCGCGCCAGCGGCAGATAACGTCCAGCCCCAGCGCGATGCGCTCTATCGCTTGCTGACTGGCATCGAAAACGGCCTGGCGGGACTCTCCAACGCGCTCACGGCGCAATACTTCCGCCACGAAGAGCAGCCGCATTATTTGATCGACCCGCGCGGCAATTACGAACCACCCACAGACGGGAGCCGCACATGA
- a CDS encoding transglutaminase family protein gives MKYRVSHVTRYAYAAPVSLCHSIAHLKPRSMDHQRVINTSLRVTPWPTVTREHQDFFGNRVSYFSLQQSHSMLEISAASEVEIAIPPVPAANADPPWDSVPERLRENSDAEHLAARAFTLPSPAVPQQPDAVAFAQASFPPGRPLFEATRELVNRIFSDFEYDPSFTTIATPISEVLTHRRGVCQDFAHLGIAALRGLGLPARYVSGYLETLPPPGQPKLRGADASHAWFSLFVPGHGWVDFDPTNDSLIGEQHITTAIGRDYQDVTPVRGVFYGGGEHELTVAVDVDRIEPTDAAC, from the coding sequence ATGAAATACCGCGTCAGTCATGTCACCCGCTATGCCTATGCGGCGCCTGTCTCCCTGTGCCACAGTATCGCTCATCTCAAACCCAGGTCCATGGACCATCAGCGCGTGATCAATACCAGCCTGCGCGTCACGCCCTGGCCCACGGTCACACGCGAACATCAAGACTTTTTTGGCAACAGAGTCAGCTACTTCTCACTACAGCAGTCCCACTCGATGCTCGAGATCAGCGCCGCGAGCGAAGTGGAGATCGCCATCCCGCCAGTGCCCGCCGCGAACGCCGACCCGCCGTGGGACAGCGTGCCCGAGCGACTGCGAGAAAACTCGGACGCCGAGCATCTGGCGGCGCGAGCCTTCACCCTGCCCTCGCCCGCCGTTCCACAGCAGCCGGATGCGGTCGCCTTTGCGCAGGCGAGCTTTCCGCCCGGTCGCCCGCTGTTCGAGGCCACGCGCGAGTTGGTGAATCGCATCTTTAGCGACTTCGAGTATGATCCGAGCTTCACCACCATCGCCACGCCCATCAGCGAGGTACTCACCCACCGCCGCGGGGTCTGTCAGGACTTTGCCCATCTGGGCATAGCCGCGCTTCGGGGTCTGGGTCTGCCCGCGCGTTATGTCAGCGGCTATCTCGAAACCCTGCCACCACCCGGACAGCCCAAACTGCGCGGTGCTGACGCCTCCCACGCCTGGTTCTCGCTCTTCGTGCCCGGTCATGGCTGGGTGGATTTCGACCCCACCAACGACAGCCTGATCGGCGAGCAACACATCACCACCGCCATCGGGCGCGACTACCAGGACGTCACCCCGGTGCGCGGCGTCTTCTACGGGGGTGGCGAGCATGAACTCACAGTTGCGGTCGATGTTGATCGCATCGAGCCGACGGATGCCGCCTGCTAA
- a CDS encoding acyl-CoA thioesterase: MPVSTQVQPDSSVGCEPFEYQFRVALHDTDAARRLFFGHLFRHLHDAYELWMEALGFPVDMLIREGEILLPLIHAEADYRAPMHHGERIRVQLALSQREATRFTLAYRCLNDSNKLAATGLTRHCCIDPKRQKPISLPKTLAQALECRAVHRTTTGDPFDER; encoded by the coding sequence ATGCCAGTCTCCACCCAAGTCCAGCCTGACAGCTCAGTGGGTTGCGAGCCGTTTGAATACCAGTTTCGCGTCGCATTGCACGACACGGACGCTGCACGCCGGCTATTTTTCGGCCATCTGTTTCGACACCTGCACGATGCCTACGAACTTTGGATGGAAGCACTCGGCTTCCCGGTTGATATGCTCATCCGCGAGGGCGAGATCCTGCTACCACTGATCCATGCCGAGGCCGACTACCGCGCCCCGATGCACCATGGCGAGCGCATCCGCGTTCAGCTCGCTCTGAGCCAGCGCGAAGCGACCCGTTTCACCCTCGCCTACCGCTGTCTGAATGACAGCAACAAGCTTGCCGCGACCGGCTTGACCCGGCATTGTTGCATCGACCCCAAGCGACAAAAACCCATCTCTTTACCCAAGACCCTTGCACAGGCTTTGGAGTGCCGAGCTGTTCATCGCACCACCACGGGAGACCCCTTCGATGAGCGATAA
- the msrB gene encoding peptide-methionine (R)-S-oxide reductase MsrB: MSDNIEKTDDQWREELTPEQFRVCRKQGTEPAFTGAYWDKKDAGRYACVACGEPLFDSTQKFDSGTGWPSFFDAIDPNAVAAREDRSHGMLRTEVHCQRCGSHLGHLFPDGPAPTGQRYCINSVSLHFMPAVTDPD, from the coding sequence ATGAGCGATAACATCGAGAAGACTGACGACCAATGGCGGGAGGAACTGACGCCAGAGCAGTTCCGGGTATGCCGGAAGCAGGGTACGGAACCTGCATTTACGGGCGCCTACTGGGACAAAAAGGATGCCGGTCGCTACGCCTGTGTCGCCTGTGGCGAACCGCTGTTTGATTCAACACAAAAGTTTGACTCCGGCACCGGCTGGCCGAGCTTTTTTGACGCCATCGATCCAAACGCCGTGGCTGCGCGCGAGGATCGCAGCCACGGGATGCTTCGCACCGAGGTCCATTGCCAGCGCTGCGGCTCCCATCTCGGACATCTGTTCCCGGATGGCCCGGCACCGACAGGACAGCGCTATTGCATTAATTCAGTTTCGCTGCACTTCATGCCCGCAGTGACGGACCCCGACTAA
- the pmbA gene encoding metalloprotease PmbA, whose amino-acid sequence MTQSPIQSRGQAPATPRTIDQNSEQLAGLRQTLEDLLAEAKRCGASAAEAAVTNSNGLEISVRLGEVETVEHTRDRGLGITVYFGHRTGSASTSDFSPEAVRDAVQRACNLARHTQEDPCAGLADAALMASQVLDLDLNHPWALSVDDATALAIACEDAARATDPRIVNSEGASLSTHSGLKIYGNSHGFIGGYPSTRHGMSCAVVASQDDSMQRDYWWTSARAANELQAATEVGREAARRTVARLGGRRLGTRKAPVLFRADLASSLLRALAGAINGGNLYRKSSFLLDQLGKRIFPPWVEIFEQPHLPRGLASAPFDGDGLATQAKHFVSGGELKSYVLDHYSACRLGLTSTANAGGPRNLAITMGELDRKAMLRELGTGLFVTELMGQGVNMVTGDYSRGASGFWVENGEIQHPVEEVTIAGNLKTMFENLVAVGNDCDYPGSTRTGSWLVERMTIAGD is encoded by the coding sequence ATGACCCAATCCCCCATCCAATCCCGGGGCCAAGCCCCGGCCACTCCCCGCACTATCGACCAAAACAGCGAGCAGCTCGCCGGCTTGCGCCAAACACTCGAGGATTTGCTCGCCGAGGCCAAGCGCTGCGGGGCCAGCGCGGCCGAGGCCGCAGTGACCAACAGCAACGGCCTTGAGATATCAGTGCGCTTGGGCGAGGTCGAGACAGTCGAGCATACGCGTGATCGCGGCCTTGGCATCACCGTCTACTTTGGCCATCGCACCGGTTCTGCCAGCACCTCCGACTTCAGCCCCGAGGCGGTGCGCGATGCGGTGCAGCGGGCTTGCAATCTCGCCCGTCACACACAAGAAGACCCCTGCGCCGGCCTGGCCGATGCCGCGCTCATGGCCAGTCAGGTGCTGGATCTCGACTTGAACCACCCCTGGGCGCTATCGGTCGATGACGCCACCGCCCTGGCCATCGCCTGCGAGGATGCTGCCCGTGCTACCGACCCGCGCATCGTCAATTCTGAGGGAGCCAGCCTCTCGACCCATTCTGGCCTGAAGATTTACGGCAACAGCCATGGCTTCATCGGCGGCTATCCGAGCACTCGCCATGGCATGAGTTGCGCCGTGGTTGCCAGTCAGGACGACAGCATGCAGCGCGATTACTGGTGGACCAGCGCGCGCGCAGCCAACGAGTTACAAGCCGCCACCGAGGTGGGCCGTGAGGCGGCACGGCGCACGGTCGCGCGTCTTGGGGGGCGACGGCTCGGCACGCGCAAGGCGCCGGTGCTTTTTCGCGCCGACCTGGCTTCCAGCCTGCTGCGTGCTCTGGCCGGGGCCATTAACGGCGGAAATCTCTATCGTAAATCGAGCTTCCTGCTCGACCAGCTCGGCAAGCGGATTTTCCCACCCTGGGTGGAAATTTTTGAACAGCCGCATCTGCCCCGCGGCCTTGCCAGTGCGCCCTTCGATGGCGACGGACTGGCCACCCAGGCGAAGCACTTTGTCAGCGGTGGTGAACTCAAAAGCTATGTGCTCGACCACTACTCCGCCTGCCGTCTGGGTCTGACCAGCACCGCCAATGCGGGTGGACCGCGCAATCTCGCCATCACCATGGGCGAACTTGACCGCAAGGCCATGCTGCGCGAACTCGGGACCGGCTTGTTCGTCACCGAGCTGATGGGGCAGGGGGTCAACATGGTTACCGGAGACTATTCGCGTGGTGCCTCTGGCTTTTGGGTTGAGAACGGCGAGATCCAGCACCCGGTCGAAGAAGTGACCATCGCCGGCAACCTCAAAACCATGTTCGAGAACCTGGTTGCGGTCGGCAACGACTGCGACTACCCCGGCAGCACTCGCACCGGCTCCTGGCTCGTTGAGCGCATGACCATCGCCGGCGATTGA
- the tldD gene encoding metalloprotease TldD, with the protein MNDTLTLARDRILAPVGLADGDLDRLIGALRSPRVDAADIYFQSSRLQSWTLEDGIIKDGHFNIERGAGLRAISGEKTGFAYSDELEFPALAQAADAARAIARANAEGQVSISPGAAVARRYQPIDPIDSLPDGDKVDLLKRVDAEARRCDPRVKEVIVSLVAVQDTILVVRDDGLMSADVRPLMRLNVNVIVEQAGRREQGSMGGGARRDLGYLLEEDRALSFAHEAVRQALLKLDAVEAPAGSMPVVLGNGWPGVLLHEAVGHGLEGDFNRKGTSAFSGRLGEQVAAKGVTVVDDGTLDGRRGSLNIDDEGEPTQCTTLIEDGILVGYMQDRLNARLMKVNPTGNGRRESYAHLPMPRMTNTYMRPGQHDPEEIIASVERGLYAVNFGGGQVDITSGKFVFSASEAYLIENGKIGRPVKGATLIGNGPDVLTRVSMVGHDLELDPGIGTCGKDGQSLPVGVGQPTLKIDSLTVGGTEA; encoded by the coding sequence ATGAATGACACTTTGACTCTCGCCCGTGATCGCATTCTGGCCCCGGTTGGCCTGGCTGATGGCGACCTTGACCGACTGATCGGCGCCCTGCGCAGCCCGCGGGTGGATGCCGCCGATATCTACTTTCAAAGCAGCCGCCTTCAGTCCTGGACGCTGGAGGATGGCATCATCAAAGATGGCCATTTCAATATCGAACGCGGCGCCGGCCTGCGTGCCATCAGCGGCGAGAAAACCGGCTTTGCCTACTCCGATGAGCTCGAATTTCCCGCCCTGGCCCAGGCAGCGGATGCCGCCCGTGCCATCGCGCGTGCGAATGCCGAAGGGCAGGTCAGCATCTCACCCGGTGCCGCCGTGGCGCGACGCTACCAACCTATCGACCCCATCGACAGTCTGCCCGATGGCGACAAGGTCGACCTCCTCAAGCGTGTGGATGCCGAGGCGCGTCGCTGCGATCCGCGCGTCAAGGAGGTGATCGTCAGCCTGGTTGCGGTGCAGGACACCATTTTAGTGGTGCGCGACGATGGCCTGATGAGCGCTGATGTGCGCCCGCTGATGCGGTTGAACGTCAACGTCATCGTCGAGCAAGCAGGGCGGCGCGAACAGGGCTCCATGGGCGGTGGTGCGCGGCGCGACCTCGGCTATCTGCTCGAAGAGGACCGCGCGCTGAGCTTCGCGCACGAGGCCGTTCGCCAGGCATTGCTCAAGCTCGATGCGGTTGAGGCACCGGCTGGCAGTATGCCGGTGGTGCTTGGCAACGGCTGGCCGGGCGTGCTGCTGCACGAGGCCGTCGGCCATGGGCTGGAAGGGGACTTCAATCGCAAGGGCACCTCGGCCTTCTCCGGTCGCCTGGGCGAGCAGGTGGCTGCCAAAGGCGTGACCGTAGTGGATGACGGCACCCTGGATGGGCGACGTGGTTCGCTCAATATCGACGACGAAGGCGAGCCGACCCAATGCACCACGCTGATCGAAGACGGCATTTTGGTCGGCTACATGCAAGACCGACTCAACGCCCGCCTGATGAAAGTGAATCCCACCGGCAACGGCCGGCGCGAGTCCTACGCCCATCTGCCGATGCCGCGCATGACCAACACCTACATGCGCCCCGGTCAGCATGACCCCGAGGAAATCATCGCTTCGGTCGAACGCGGGCTTTACGCGGTCAACTTTGGCGGTGGGCAGGTGGATATCACCTCGGGCAAGTTCGTGTTCTCAGCCAGCGAGGCTTATCTGATTGAAAACGGCAAAATCGGCCGTCCGGTCAAAGGTGCCACCCTCATTGGCAATGGTCCCGATGTCCTGACCCGCGTCAGCATGGTGGGTCATGACCTGGAGCTGGACCCCGGCATTGGCACCTGCGGCAAGGACGGGCAGAGCTTACCTGTCGGCGTTGGTCAACCCACACTCAAGATCGACAGCCTGACTGTTGGCGGAACCGAGGCATAA
- a CDS encoding carbon-nitrogen hydrolase family protein, translating to MSKPMRAAAIQMAAGPSVDSNLIEVERLIKEAAEMGANLVVLPENFAFMGKKDQDQLSIAESPGNGRLQTFLSSTADRLGIWLVGGTIPLQASVPDRVRSASLVFDASGQQVARYDKMHLFDVSLPGSEERYHESATLEPGDALAVVETPLGRMGVAVCYDLRFPELFRQMQDHGVQLLAIPSSFTALTGKAHWEVLVRARAIENLAYVIAAAQGGYHLNGRETHGHSMIVDPWGAILAQVPRGAGAICCPLDAGFQQSVRRSFPVLDHRRLKCSLSVDT from the coding sequence ATGAGCAAACCAATGCGTGCTGCGGCCATCCAGATGGCTGCGGGTCCGAGTGTGGATTCCAACCTGATTGAAGTCGAGCGCCTGATCAAGGAGGCGGCCGAGATGGGCGCCAACCTGGTGGTGCTGCCCGAGAACTTTGCCTTTATGGGGAAGAAGGATCAGGATCAGCTCAGCATCGCGGAGTCGCCTGGCAATGGCCGCTTGCAGACGTTTTTGTCGTCCACGGCGGATCGCCTGGGCATCTGGCTGGTCGGCGGCACTATCCCGCTGCAGGCATCCGTGCCTGATCGGGTGCGATCGGCTTCGCTAGTGTTCGATGCCTCGGGCCAGCAGGTGGCGCGTTATGACAAAATGCATTTGTTCGATGTCAGCCTGCCGGGCTCGGAGGAACGTTATCACGAGTCGGCCACTCTGGAGCCGGGCGATGCTCTAGCGGTGGTGGAGACGCCGCTTGGGCGCATGGGTGTGGCCGTCTGCTACGATCTGCGCTTTCCTGAGCTGTTTCGGCAGATGCAGGATCATGGCGTCCAGCTTCTGGCCATTCCGTCCTCCTTTACGGCGCTGACCGGCAAGGCGCACTGGGAGGTGCTGGTGCGCGCCCGCGCGATTGAGAATCTCGCCTATGTGATTGCCGCAGCTCAGGGTGGCTACCACTTAAACGGTCGCGAGACCCACGGACACAGCATGATCGTCGATCCCTGGGGCGCGATTCTGGCCCAAGTGCCGCGTGGTGCCGGCGCCATCTGCTGTCCGCTCGATGCCGGTTTTCAGCAGTCAGTCCGGCGCAGTTTCCCCGTGCTGGATCATCGGCGTTTGAAATGTTCGCTCAGCGTCGACACCTAG
- the ltrA gene encoding group II intron reverse transcriptase/maturase yields MKQTSLLGIAKKAASDKAHRFRNLFGLLNVSYLLACWRLINKGAASGVDRLDARAYEANLQDNVEALAAAVKGGWYRAKLVLRRYIPKLNGKLRPLGIPAIADKVLQMGVTKILEEIYEQDFLDCSYGYRPRVGALDAVRDLSAELRSGRYHFLVEADIRAFFDRIDHDTLIELLQRRIDDEPFLRLIRKWLKAGVLEPDGAVQHPKTGSPQGGIISPMLANIYLHYALDEWFENTVKTHCKGKAYLCRYADDFVCAFECEFDAQRFYRVLGLRMERFGLEVAQEKTQLLRFSRQDWTRNGTFEFLGFEFRWGRGRWGKPALKRRTARKKYRASLASFRDWCRAHCRMHKDKFFAALNAKLRGYYNYYGIRGNSDSLGDFFYHVTRMLYRELNRRSQRRSYNWKGFAELIKVFKLERPRICHSF; encoded by the coding sequence ATGAAGCAAACCTCCCTGTTGGGAATAGCGAAAAAGGCGGCATCGGACAAGGCCCATCGATTCCGCAACCTCTTTGGCCTGCTCAACGTCAGCTATCTTCTGGCCTGTTGGCGGCTGATTAACAAAGGTGCGGCCAGCGGTGTCGACCGACTGGATGCCCGCGCCTATGAAGCCAACCTTCAGGACAATGTAGAAGCACTGGCGGCGGCGGTCAAAGGGGGATGGTATCGGGCCAAGCTGGTACTGAGAAGATACATCCCCAAGCTCAACGGAAAGTTGAGGCCATTGGGGATTCCGGCCATCGCGGACAAAGTGCTCCAGATGGGGGTTACCAAGATACTGGAAGAGATTTATGAGCAGGACTTTCTGGACTGTAGCTATGGTTACCGACCTCGGGTTGGTGCCCTGGATGCAGTGCGAGACCTGAGCGCCGAGCTGCGAAGCGGGCGTTATCACTTCCTGGTCGAGGCGGATATTCGCGCATTCTTTGATCGAATCGATCACGATACACTGATCGAACTGTTGCAGCGACGGATAGACGATGAACCCTTTTTGCGGCTGATTCGCAAGTGGTTAAAGGCCGGCGTTTTGGAGCCAGATGGCGCGGTTCAGCATCCCAAGACAGGCTCGCCCCAGGGCGGGATCATCTCCCCGATGCTTGCGAATATCTATCTCCACTACGCGCTAGATGAGTGGTTTGAGAACACGGTCAAGACACATTGCAAAGGGAAAGCGTACCTCTGTCGGTATGCCGACGATTTTGTGTGCGCGTTTGAATGTGAGTTCGACGCCCAGCGCTTTTATCGGGTGCTTGGGTTGCGGATGGAGCGGTTCGGGCTGGAAGTCGCGCAAGAGAAAACGCAGTTGCTGCGGTTCTCGCGTCAGGACTGGACGCGTAACGGCACCTTTGAGTTTCTCGGATTCGAGTTTCGCTGGGGACGAGGGCGTTGGGGAAAACCCGCGCTCAAACGGCGCACGGCACGGAAGAAATACCGCGCCTCCCTGGCCAGTTTTCGAGACTGGTGTCGGGCACACTGCCGGATGCACAAGGACAAGTTCTTCGCGGCTCTCAATGCGAAGCTGCGCGGGTACTACAATTACTACGGTATCCGAGGCAACTCCGACAGCCTGGGTGACTTTTTCTACCATGTCACACGCATGCTCTACCGGGAGCTGAATCGCCGCAGTCAGCGGCGCAGTTACAACTGGAAGGGCTTTGCCGAACTGATCAAGGTGTTCAAGCTTGAGCGACCACGAATCTGCCACAGCTTCTGA